The genome window CCGGTGCGGCCGGGCGGGTGCCGCGCGACCGGCTGCCCGTGATGTGGGATAGCAGGGAGCTGTCGGTGCGAGGTCGCCGGGAGTTGGAGGGCATCCGATACGCGATCCGCCTCGCCGCGTGAGAGGAGCCGGGCGGTGGCTGAAGACCTGTCGGCGGTGGCGCGCTTTCTGTACGAGGCGGGGACGCTGAAGCAGACCAGGCGCACCGGCTGGAGCGGCGGAGTTGACGTCCGGCCCGGTGACAGGAGCCGAGCCGACAAGACGCTCCGCATGGCAACAAATCGGGCATCACGCGGCTGCGTCGGGCCCCTGGGCCGGAAGCGCGCGGCCACGACGGGAGTGGGCAGTGTGTCGAGATCGACGGCCCCGCCAGGAGCTGAGGCGGGGCCGTCGTCTTGGGGCGGTCGTTACTCCGTCGCCGTCGGACGCCGTGAGGCGCTCGTCGCGTCGTTCACGTCCGTCAGGGGGCGCAGCCGGTACGTGTACGAGTAGTCGCGGTCCGCGAAGAGTTTGTACTCGTCGTGGGTGTGGGCGCCCCAGCTGTTGTCGCCGCCGACGCCCATCTGGCGGTGGTTGACGCGGAGGACGACCGTGTCGCGGGGGGTGAGGTGGTAGTCGTGGCGGAGGCCCGTCGACAGGTCCTCCGGGGTGAGGTACGAGGCGTTGACCTCGATCAGGGAGTCGCCCGAGACCAGCAGGCCGACCCCGTCGCGGTCGGTGACGGCGGCCCAGCGGACGTCGGTCTTGTTGCCGTTCTCCTGGGGGCGGATGTAGCCGGACCACTGCTCGGCGACCGTGCCGGAGTAGAGGCCGACGTCGGTGCCGTTGTTGCGGTCCCAGTGGTTCTCCTCGGGGCCGCGGCCGTAGTAGTGCAGGCGGTCGAGGCGGCGGTTGAGGAGGAGCAGATTGCCGACCTCGGGGAGGTAGGGGAGGGAGGCCGCGCCCGGGTGCAGGGTGTTGTCGACCTTGATCTCGCCGTTGCCGAACACCGTGTAGGTGGTGGAGTAGGTGGACTCCGTGGTGGTGGGGAGCGTGCCGGTGACCTTGATCTCCACGGCCCTGCCGTCGCCCAGGGGGCGGACCGTCACGGCAGTCACCCTGCGGTTCGTGCCCGCGTCCCGCCAGGTCTGGTTGCGGGTGTGCTGGCCGTTGCCGTGGTCGTTGTCGGTGGGGGCCCGCCAGAAGTTGGGCACGGGACCGGAGGCGATCAGCCGGGTGCCGCCCGCCTTGTACGCCGTGATCGTGCCGCTCGCCTTGTCGACGGTGACGGAGAAGCGGCCCGGGTAGCCCTTGCCGGTGACCGTGACGGCCTCGTCGCTCTCCTCGTACTTGAGGACCGGGACGTCGGCCAGCGGTACGGGTTTCACCGCCGGGCTGCCCGCGTCCACGGACAGCTGCTGCCGGGCCACCTCGAAGCCGGACTTCGCCCAGGGGGTGGAGTCCTTGGTGGTGAAGGAGAGTTCGAGGAAGTACTCGGTGCCGGGGGCGGGGGAGGAGGGGAGGACGAAGGGGACGGTGACGTCCTTGGTGGAGAGGGGTTCGACGTCCAGCTGGTCGCGGGTGAGGCGGCCGTCCTGGATCTTCTTGCCGTCGGCCACCAGGGTCCAACTGCCGTCGAGTTCGCGGAGGTTGGTGAAGAGGTACTCGTTGGTGAGGGTGACCGTCCCGGAGGTCAGGGTGTTCCCGGTGGCCGGTTTCGCGTGGATCGCCTGGTAGACGCGCTTGACCTCGGCCGCCTTGCCGGTGTGGCCCCGGTCGGCCTTGACGATGCCGTCCGCGACGAAGGCCCCGTCGTTCGGGTTGTCGCCCCAGTCACCGCCGTACGCGAAAAACGAACGTTCCTTCCCGAAGGTCCCGAAGTCATCCGCCTTCTTCTTCCGCTCCGCCACCTCCACCGTCGCCGCGTCGAACCAGAACCGCACCCCGTCGTCCCCGGGCCCACGCCCCCCGGAGGCCAGCTCGGTGCCGCTCAGGGCGCGCGCGTACACCCCGGCCCGCCGGATGGTGCCGCTGAACTCCCGGGTCGGGTTGTCCGTGTCGGTGCCGAGGGAGAGGGGCGCGGTGTTGACGGAGGGGCGCCGGGTCGTGGTGCGGGTCGCCTTCGCCTCGCCGTCGACATAGAGGGTGAGCGAGCCGGCCGTCGCGTCGAAGACACCGGCGACATGGTGTTCACGGCCGGTCCAGCCGTCGGCCGGGACGCCCCAGCTGACGCTGACCCACTGGCCGCCGCCGTAGATGAAGAACTCGACGCTCCGGTTGGTCTGCTTCAGCGCGTACTGGGTGTCGCCCTTGGCGACGAGCGGCTGGTGGCCGCCGGTGACGTGCGGAGTGACCCAGGCCTCCAGCGTCAGGGAGCCGGTGAGGTCGAGGGCCGGGTCGCGGGTGAAGCCGGTGGCGCCGGAGAGGCCCTTGTCGCGGCTGAACGTCCCCGCCGCGGTGAGGAGTTGGCCCTGCAGGCCGCTCGGCCCGGAGTCGGTGAACACCTTCAGGTCCGGCACCGGCCAGGTCAGCGACTGGTCGACGAAGTCCCAGATCCAGCCGCCCTGGAGGACGGGATGGCGCCGGATGAGATCCCAGTACTTCTTGAGGTTGCCCGTCGAGTTCCCCATCGAGTGCGAGTACTCGATCATCACGTACGGCCGGGTGTCCGAGGTGTCCTTCGCCCGCTGCTCGACCCGCTGCGGGCTGTCGTACATCTCCGAGCGGATCTGGCTGATCGTGGGCCGGTCGTCGCCCTCGTACTGGATGACGCGGGTCTTGTCGTACGACTCGATCCAGTCGCGCATGGCGACGAAGGTGGAGCCGCCGCCCGCCTCGTTGCCGAGGGACCACAGGACGACCGAGGCGTGGTTCTTGTCGCGGTGGACCATGGCCTGGGCGCGGGCCACGCAGGCGGTCGTCCAGTCGGCGTCGTTTCCGGGGTAGCGGTCGCGGATGCCGTGCGTTTCGAGGTTCGTCTCGTCGACGAGGTAGAGGCCGTACTCGTCCGCCAGCTCGTACCAGAGCGGGTTGTTCGGGTAGTGCGAGGTGCGGACGGAGTTGATGTTGAGGCGCTTGATGATCCGCAGGTCCTCGACCAGGTCGGCGCGGGTGAGCGCCATGCCCCGGTCGGGGTGCATCTCGTGCCGGTTGGTGCCCCGGAAGGAGACCGGCTGCCCGTTGATCCGCATCAGCCCGTCCCTGAGCGCGAACTCGCGCAGGCCGACGCGGTGGGAGAGCGTCTCGACGATCTTGCCGCGCGGGTCGCGCAGCAGGAGCACGGCCGTGTAGAGGGTGGGGTGTTCGGCCGACCACAGCTCGGGCGAGGGGACGGACCTGGCGGCCTGCACGGTCACGTCCTCGCCGACGGAGGAGGCGGCGACGGCGACCGACTGGACCAAGGGGCGCGACCAGACGGCGTGGCCCTTGGCGTCGTAGAGCTGCGTCTCGACGGAGTACGACCCCTCGTGCCCGGCGGCGTACGCCCGCACGCTCGCGGTGACCGACAGCTCGGCGGTGGTGTAGCCGTCGCCGAGCGGGGTGTCCAGCTTGAAGTCGCGCAGGTGCACGGCGGGGGTGGAGTAGAGGTAGACCGAGCGGAAGATGCCGCTCAGCCGGATCATGTCCTGGTCCTCCAGCCAGTCGCCGTCCGAGTAGCGGTAGACCTCGACGGCGATCTGGTTGGTGCCCGGCCCGAGGTGCTCGGTGATGTCGTACTCGGCCGGGTCGTACGAGTCCTCGTGGTAGCCGACGAGCGTGCCGTTGATCCACACGTAGTGGGCCGACTTGACGCCCTCGAAGTGCAGGAAGGTACGGCGGTCGCCGGCCGTCCAGTCCTTCGGGAGGTGGAAGCTGCGCCGGTACTGGCCGACGGGGTTGTAGCGGGTCGGCGCGGTCGGCGGCTGGGCCTCCTCGCCGAGACCGTTGGGGCCCCACCACGGGTAGGTGATGTTGATGTAGATGGGGAAGTCGTAGCCGTGCAGCTGCCAGTTGGACGGCACCGGGACGGTGTCCCAGTCCCTGTCGTCGACGTCCGTCCGGTAGAAGTCCTCGTCCCGGTCGCCCGGCCGGTCCA of Streptomyces phaeolivaceus contains these proteins:
- a CDS encoding glycoside hydrolase family 2 TIM barrel-domain containing protein — translated: MHHPHPHAHPVSRRRLLEGGAALLGTLALTGGDAYAAPRSATRAAADPEWSGNMALFQVGAEPPHTTLMPYADVRQALAADRTRSPYRLSLDGRWKFAYVDRPGDRDEDFYRTDVDDRDWDTVPVPSNWQLHGYDFPIYINITYPWWGPNGLGEEAQPPTAPTRYNPVGQYRRSFHLPKDWTAGDRRTFLHFEGVKSAHYVWINGTLVGYHEDSYDPAEYDITEHLGPGTNQIAVEVYRYSDGDWLEDQDMIRLSGIFRSVYLYSTPAVHLRDFKLDTPLGDGYTTAELSVTASVRAYAAGHEGSYSVETQLYDAKGHAVWSRPLVQSVAVAASSVGEDVTVQAARSVPSPELWSAEHPTLYTAVLLLRDPRGKIVETLSHRVGLREFALRDGLMRINGQPVSFRGTNRHEMHPDRGMALTRADLVEDLRIIKRLNINSVRTSHYPNNPLWYELADEYGLYLVDETNLETHGIRDRYPGNDADWTTACVARAQAMVHRDKNHASVVLWSLGNEAGGGSTFVAMRDWIESYDKTRVIQYEGDDRPTISQIRSEMYDSPQRVEQRAKDTSDTRPYVMIEYSHSMGNSTGNLKKYWDLIRRHPVLQGGWIWDFVDQSLTWPVPDLKVFTDSGPSGLQGQLLTAAGTFSRDKGLSGATGFTRDPALDLTGSLTLEAWVTPHVTGGHQPLVAKGDTQYALKQTNRSVEFFIYGGGQWVSVSWGVPADGWTGREHHVAGVFDATAGSLTLYVDGEAKATRTTTRRPSVNTAPLSLGTDTDNPTREFSGTIRRAGVYARALSGTELASGGRGPGDDGVRFWFDAATVEVAERKKKADDFGTFGKERSFFAYGGDWGDNPNDGAFVADGIVKADRGHTGKAAEVKRVYQAIHAKPATGNTLTSGTVTLTNEYLFTNLRELDGSWTLVADGKKIQDGRLTRDQLDVEPLSTKDVTVPFVLPSSPAPGTEYFLELSFTTKDSTPWAKSGFEVARQQLSVDAGSPAVKPVPLADVPVLKYEESDEAVTVTGKGYPGRFSVTVDKASGTITAYKAGGTRLIASGPVPNFWRAPTDNDHGNGQHTRNQTWRDAGTNRRVTAVTVRPLGDGRAVEIKVTGTLPTTTESTYSTTYTVFGNGEIKVDNTLHPGAASLPYLPEVGNLLLLNRRLDRLHYYGRGPEENHWDRNNGTDVGLYSGTVAEQWSGYIRPQENGNKTDVRWAAVTDRDGVGLLVSGDSLIEVNASYLTPEDLSTGLRHDYHLTPRDTVVLRVNHRQMGVGGDNSWGAHTHDEYKLFADRDYSYTYRLRPLTDVNDATSASRRPTATE